The uncultured Paludibaculum sp. sequence GTGACTCAAGTCACTTGCCAAGAGTCTGGCGCATCATGCCCACCACTGCGTTCACGAAGATTGCGCCCAAGGCCGTCGGAATCATGATTTTCCAGCCGATATTCATCAACTGGTCATAGCGGTAGCGCGGGAAGGTGCCGCGCAGCCAGATGAATAGATACAGGACCGTGAAGAGCTTCAGGGCCCACCAAAACACTGGCGCCGAAGGCCCATTCACGGCCGGGATCATGAACAGTGCCGCCACTCCAAGAAACGCCACCCCCAGCCCAGCCATACCGATGGTGTAGCCCTGGATCGGTTGCCGGCGGGAAAGGAACAGGCAGCCAAGCCCGGTGCCACCGAAGACCAGCAGCGGCGCACCGTAGTTCATCGGAACAGCCAGCCACGAGACGTTCGGGAAGGGGCGCAGCCAGCCGCCCCAGAACAGGGTCACCAGCACGCTGCCGACGGCGAACATGTTGATGTACTCCGAAAGCATGTAGATGCCCCAACGGAAGCCGCTGTACTCGGTGTGGTAGCCCGCCACCAGCTCCGATTCCGCTTCCGGCAAGTCAAACGGAGCTCGATTCGTCTCGGCCACCGAACTGATGAAGTAGATCACCATCGGCACCAGCATCAGGCCGTAGTTGTCGAACGCGAACCAGATGCCTTGCGCCTGCTGCGCACGGACGATGCCCGTCAGCGACAGAGTACCGGCACACATCACGCCGCTCATCAGCGCCAGGCCGAGGGCCACTTCGTAGCTCACCAACTGTGCGGCGGAGCGGAGCCCGCCCAGCAGCGAATAGTGCGAGTTCGACGACCATCCGCCGAGAATCAGGCCCAGGATGCCGACCGCGGACATCGCCGAGATCACCAGCAGCCCGACATTGACGTCGGCGACCTTGATCGTGTCGGAGAATGGGACCACCGTCAGGCAGGTAGCGCCGGTAAAGAAACTGATCGCCGGGGCGAAGCGGAAAATCCACTGGTTCGCATCCGTGGGAACGATGTCTTCCTTCAGCAGCAACTTGACGGCGTCGGCCAGGGTTTGCAGGACGCCATTCGGACCCACGCGCATCGGGCCCAGCCG is a genomic window containing:
- a CDS encoding complex I subunit 1 family protein; this encodes MSTVFTQPWFIPLVTGIIIIALAPLAVAFTVLLERKVLADMQARLGPMRVGPNGVLQTLADAVKLLLKEDIVPTDANQWIFRFAPAISFFTGATCLTVVPFSDTIKVADVNVGLLVISAMSAVGILGLILGGWSSNSHYSLLGGLRSAAQLVSYEVALGLALMSGVMCAGTLSLTGIVRAQQAQGIWFAFDNYGLMLVPMVIYFISSVAETNRAPFDLPEAESELVAGYHTEYSGFRWGIYMLSEYINMFAVGSVLVTLFWGGWLRPFPNVSWLAVPMNYGAPLLVFGGTGLGCLFLSRRQPIQGYTIGMAGLGVAFLGVAALFMIPAVNGPSAPVFWWALKLFTVLYLFIWLRGTFPRYRYDQLMNIGWKIMIPTALGAIFVNAVVGMMRQTLGK